Proteins encoded in a region of the Coregonus clupeaformis isolate EN_2021a chromosome 9, ASM2061545v1, whole genome shotgun sequence genome:
- the LOC121574421 gene encoding dnaJ homolog subfamily C member 7-like, with translation MCFWLLSQLDHTHIKLNLGVGKNATEDEIKKAYRKRALMHHPDRHSAATPEVQKEEEKKFKEVGEAFTVLSDPKKKTRYDCGHDLEDDSNNMGDFNANNIFKTFFGGPAGGFSFESNQSM, from the coding sequence ATGTGTTTTTGGTTATTGAGTCAATTAGACCATACCCATATCAAGCTTAACTTGGGGGTGGGAAAGAATGCCACAGAAGATGAGATTAAGAAGGCCTATCGGAAACGGGCCCTCATGCACCACCCAGATCGTCACAGTGCGGCCACGCCAGAGgtacagaaggaggaggagaagaagttTAAAGAGGTAGGCGAGGCCTTCACCGTGCTCTCTGACCCCAAGAAGAAGACTCGCTACGACTGCGGCCACGACCTGGAGGACGACAGCAATAATATGGGAGATTTCAATGCCAACAACATCTTCAAGACCTTCTTCGGAGGCCCAGCAGGAGGATTCAGTTTTGAATCCAATCAAAGTATGTAG